TGGCGCGGCCGGCGCGAGTGCGCATCCGCAGCCGGAACCCATGCACGCGCGCACGGCGGCGGTTGTTGGGCTGGTAGGTCCGCTTGCCCTTGGCCACGGCAATCTCTCCTTGTTCCATTTGGCACCCGCACCCGCCGACATCGAGATGTCGTCGAAAACGGTTACCGTGCAAGCTCGGTTTAAGCTCGTCCGTCGTGCTTTACTAACCGGCGCGTTCTCCGGAACTTCCCGGGCGCAGCCGTATCGCCACGTGCGGGCGACTGCTCGAGGGTACTGATGAGATTTCCCTCGGTCAAACCTGCGCAGACCCGCCTACATCGCCAGTATCCGATGTTGCAGAACTGTTGGCACATCGAGAGAAAACTGTTAGCTTCTGGCAATGCCGTTCCGAGCCTGGACCGGCCCCGGGAAATGAGACGAGAGATCGCGGCGCGGCGCACCCTCGCAACTGGTGACGCATCCGGCCACG
The window above is part of the Mycolicibacterium fortuitum subsp. fortuitum genome. Proteins encoded here:
- the rpmH gene encoding 50S ribosomal protein L34; its protein translation is MAKGKRTYQPNNRRRARVHGFRLRMRTRAGRAIVANRRSKGRRALTA